A part of Miscanthus floridulus cultivar M001 chromosome 6, ASM1932011v1, whole genome shotgun sequence genomic DNA contains:
- the LOC136458346 gene encoding LOW QUALITY PROTEIN: DNA replication licensing factor MCM4-like (The sequence of the model RefSeq protein was modified relative to this genomic sequence to represent the inferred CDS: deleted 2 bases in 2 codons), with protein sequence MASNAGGSSPPSASSPDGRPSSPLPVTNSSPSQPTRRSGERRRRGSASPYASSPSLGGFETPPHPGRRTPSGAGASAARQQRQNGTGRFPPTPSTPMSTDDIPPSSEAGDDETDGGGGGGVDATPVFVWGTNISVQDVNAAILRFLRHFRDPRDAGRVDLVMDEGKYMRAIHRILELEGGESLDVDAHDVFDHDPDLYSKMVRYPLEVLAIFDIVLMDLVARIEPLFEKHIQTRIYNLKSSICLRNLNPSDIEKMVSIKGMIIRCSSVIPELKEAVFRCLVCGFYSEPVMVDRGRVTEPHICQKEQCKATNSMTLVHNRCRFSDKQIIKLQETPDEIPEGGTPHTVSVLMHDKLVDAGKPGDRVEITGIYRAMSIRVGPTQRTVKSIFKTYIDCLHIKKTDKSRLHVEDTMDIDNSNASKSTEEDFLSDKVEKLKELSKLPDIYDRLTRSLAPNIWELDDVKRGLLCQLFGGNPLKLPSGASFRGDINILLVGDPGTSKSQLLQYMHKLSPRGIYTSGRGSSAVGLTAYVTKDPETGETVLESGALVLSDKGVCCIDEFDKMSDNARSMLHEVMEQQTVSIAKAGIIASLNARTSVLACANPTESRYNPRLSVIDNIHLAPTLLSRFDLIYLILDKADEQTDRRLAKHIVSLHFENPNLEELEVLDLQTLVSYISYARKYIQPQLSDEAAEELTRGYVEMRKRGNSPGSRKKVITATARQIESLIRLSEALARMRFSEVVEVRDVVEAFRLLEVAMQQSATDHATGTIDMDLIMTGISASERQRRENLVAATRNLIVEKMQLGGPSMRMIELLEELRKQSSMEIHLHELRGALGTLMTEGAVVIHGDIVKRV encoded by the exons ATGGCCTCTAACGCCGGCGGCAGCTCCCCACCTT CCGCATCGTCGCCCGATGGTCGGCCGTCAAGCCCGCTCCCGGTCACCAACTCCTCCCCATCTCAGCCCACCCGCCGCTCCGGTGAGCGGCGCCGCCGCGGCTCCGCCAGCCCTTATGCTTCGTCCCCTTCCCTCGGGGGGTTCGAGACGCCGCCACACCCCGGACGCCGCACGCCGTCCGGCGCCGGGGCTAGCGCCGCCCGGCAGCAGCGTCAGAAC GGGACTGGCCGGTTCCCGCCGACGCCCTCCACCCCAATGTCCACCGATGACATCCCGCCGTCATCCGAAGCCGGGGACGACGagaccgacggcggcggcggcggcggcgtcgacgcCACCCCGGTCTTCGTCTGGGGCACCAACATCAGCGTGCAGGACGTCAACGCCGCCATCCTCCGGTTCCTGCGCCACTTCCGGGACCCGCGCGACGCCGGCCGCGTCGACCTGGTCATGGACGAGGGCAAGTACATGCGCGCTATCCACCGCATCCTCGAGCTCGAGGGCGGGGAGTCGCTCGACGTCGATGCGCACGACGTGTTTGACCACGACCCAGACCTCTACAGCAAGATGGTCCGCTACCCGCTCGAGGTGCTCGCCATCTTCGACATCGTGCTCATGGACCTCGTCGCGCGCATCGAGCCGCTCTTCGAGAAGCACATCCAGACCAGGATCTACAACCTCAAGTCGTCCATTTGCTTGAGGAATCTCAACCCATCTG ATATTGAGAAGATGGTATCCATCAAGGGTATGATAATTAGATGCAGCTCGGTCATACCGGAGCTCAAGGAGGCTGTGTTCCGCTGTCTTGTTTGTGGTTTCTACTCAGAGCCCGTCATGGTTGATAGAG GGAGAGTAACTGAGCCACACATTTGTCAGAAAGAACAATGTAAAGCCACAAATTCTATGACCCTAGTGCACAACCGATGCAG ATTTTCAGACAAGCAGATCATAAAGTTGCAGGAAACACCAGATGAGATACCAGAAGGTGGCACTCCACATACAGTTAGTGTCTTGATGCATGATAAGCTCGTTGATGCTGGAAAGCCTGGAGACAGGGTTGAG ATAACTGGAATATACAGGGCTATGAGTATTAGAGTTGGACCAACTCAAAGGACAGTGAAATCTATATTCAAG ACATATATTGATTGCCTTCAcataaagaagacagacaagtccAGGCTTCATGTGGAGGACACCATGGATATTGATAATTCTAATGCTAGCAAATCTACTGAAGAGGATTTTCTTAGTGATAAG GTTGAGAAACTAAAAGAGCTTTCAAAGTTGCCTGATATCTATGACAGATTGACTAGATCATTAGCTCCAAACATATGGGAGTTGGATGATGTTAAAAGAGGTCTCCTTTGCCAG CTTTTCGGCGGCAATCCCTTGAAGCTTCCTTCTGGAGCTAGCTTCCGGGGTGACATCAATATTTTACTTGTGGGTGATCCTGGAACAAGTAAATCCCAGCTTCTCCAGTACATGCATAAACTGTCTCCTCGTGGTATCTATACAAGTGGTAGAGGAAGTTCTGCTGTTGGTCTTACTGCTTATGTTACCAAAGATCCTGAGACTGGCGAAACT GTTCTGGAAAGTGGAGCACTTGTTTTAAGTGACAAAGGTGTTTGTTGCATAGATGAGTTTGATAAGATGTCTGATAATGCCCGAAGCATGTTACACGAG GTGATGGAACAGCAGACAGTATCCATTGCGAAGGCTGGAATAATTGCATCTTTAAATGCTAGGACATCTGTCCTGGCATGTGCCAATCCTACCGAATCACGTTACAACCCAAGGCTTTCTGTAATTGACAACATCCACTTAGCCCCAACGCTACTTTCAAG ATTCGAT CTGATTTATCTTATCTTGGACAAGGCGGATGAGCAAACTGATAGGCGCCTGGCAAAGCATATTGTTTCGTTGCATTTTGAGAATCCAAAT TTAGAGGAGCTCGAGGTCTTGGATTTGCAGACATTAGTTTCCTACATAAGCTATGCAAGGAAGTATATTCAGCCACAGTTATCTGATGAAGCTGCAGAAGAGCTAACTCGTGGCTATGTTGAGATGAGGAAAAGAGGGAATAGCCCTGGGAGCAGAAAGAAG GTCATAACAGCAACTGCTAGACAAATAGAGAGCTTGATTCGTCTCAGTGAAGCATTAGCCCGAATGCGGTTCTCTGAAGTG gttgaagtgcgagacgttgTGGAGGCCTTCAGGCTTCTTGAAGTTGCCATGCAGCAGTCTGCAACGGATCATGCAACTG GGACGATTGATATGGATCTAATCATGACGGGGATATCTGCAAGTGAAAGGCAGAGGCGGGAGAACCTTGTTGCTGCTACCCGTAACCTTATCGTGGAGAAAATGCAGCTTGGAGGCCCCTCAATGCGTATGATTGAG TTGCTGGAAGAACTGAGGAAGCAGAGCTCAATGGAAATTCATCTGCACGAA CTCCGCGGTGCTCTTGGCACTCTGATGACTGAAGGTGCTGTGGTTATCCATGGAGACATCGTGAAGAGAGTTTGA